From one Enterobacter kobei genomic stretch:
- the rpoB gene encoding DNA-directed RNA polymerase subunit beta, with product MVYSYTEKKRIRKDFGKRPQVLDIPYLLSIQLDSFQKFIEQDPEGQYGLEAAFRSVFPITSYSGNSELQYVSYRLGEPVFDVKECQIRGVTYSAPLRVKLRLVIYEREAPEGTVKDIKEQEVYMGEIPLMTDNGTFVINGTERVIVSQLHRSPGVFFDSDKGKTHSSGKVLYNARIIPYRGSWLDFEFDPKDNLFVRIDRRRKLPATIILRALNYTTEQILDLFFEKVIFEIRDNKLQMELVPERLRGETASFDIEANGKVYVEKARRITARHIRQLEKDDIKLIEVPVEYIAGKVAAKDYVDESTGELICPANMELSLDLLAKLSQAGHKRIETLFTNDLDHGAYISETIRVDPTNDRLSALVEIYRMMRPGEPPTREAAESLFENLFFSEDRYDLSAVGRMKFNRSLLRDEIEGSGILSKDDIIEVMKKLIGIRNGKGEVDDIDHLGNRRIRSVGEMAENQFRVGLVRVERAVKERLSLGDLDTLMPQDMINAKPISAAVKEFFGSSQLSQFMDQNNPLSEITHKRRISALGPGGLTRERAGFEVRDVHPTHYGRVCPIETPEGPNIGLINSLSVYAQTNEYGFLETPYRKVTDGVVTDEIHYLSAIEEGNYVIAQANTNLDDDGRFVDDLVTCRSKGESSLFSNDQVDYMDVSTQQVVSVGASLIPFLEHDDANRALMGANMQRQAVPTLRADKPLVGTGMERAVAVDSGVTAVAKRGGTVQYVDASRIVIKVNEDEMYPGEAGIDIYNLTKYTRSNQNTCINQMPCVSLGEPIERGDVLADGPSTDLGELALGQNMRVAFMPWNGYNFEDSILVSERVVQEDRFTTIHIQELACVSRDTKLGPEEITADIPNVGEAALSKLDESGIVYIGAEVTGGDILVGKVTPKGETQLTPEEKLLRAIFGEKASDVKDSSLRVPNGVSGTVIDVQVFTRDGVEKDKRALEIEEMQLKQAKKDLSEELQILEAGLFSRIHAVLVSGGVEAEKLDKLPRDRWLELGLTDESKQNQLEQLAEQYDELKHEFEKKLEAKRRKITQGDDLAPGVLKIVKVYLAVKRQIQPGDKMAGRHGNKGVISKINPIEDMPYDENGTPVDIVLNPLGVPSRMNIGQILETHLGMAAKGIGDKINAMLKQQQEVAKLREFIQRAYDLGSDVRQKVDLNTFTDEEVLRLAENLRKGMPIATPVFDGAKESEIKELLQLGGLPTSGQITLFDGRTGEQFERQVTVGYMYMLKLNHLVDDKMHARSTGSYSLVTQQPLGGKAQFGGQRFGEMEVWALEAYGAAYTLQEMLTVKSDDVNGRTKMYKNIVDGNHQMEPGMPESFNVLLKEIRSLGINIELEDE from the coding sequence ATGGTTTACTCCTATACCGAGAAAAAACGTATTCGTAAGGATTTTGGAAAACGTCCGCAAGTGCTGGACATTCCATATCTCCTTTCTATCCAGCTTGACTCGTTCCAGAAGTTTATCGAGCAAGATCCTGAAGGGCAGTACGGTCTGGAAGCAGCATTCCGTTCCGTGTTCCCGATCACGAGCTACAGCGGCAATTCGGAACTGCAGTACGTCAGTTACCGTCTTGGCGAGCCTGTCTTTGATGTAAAAGAATGCCAGATCCGTGGCGTGACCTACTCGGCACCGCTGCGTGTAAAACTGCGTCTGGTGATCTACGAGCGCGAAGCGCCGGAAGGCACCGTTAAAGACATCAAAGAGCAAGAAGTTTACATGGGCGAAATTCCGCTCATGACCGATAACGGTACCTTTGTTATTAACGGTACTGAGCGCGTCATCGTGTCTCAGCTTCACCGTAGTCCTGGCGTATTCTTTGACAGCGACAAAGGTAAAACTCACTCTTCAGGTAAAGTGCTGTATAACGCGCGTATCATTCCTTACCGCGGTTCATGGCTGGATTTCGAGTTCGATCCGAAAGACAACCTGTTTGTACGTATTGACCGTCGCCGCAAACTGCCAGCGACCATCATTCTGCGTGCACTGAATTACACCACTGAACAGATCCTTGACCTGTTCTTTGAAAAAGTCATCTTTGAAATTCGTGACAACAAGCTGCAGATGGAACTGGTGCCGGAACGCCTTCGTGGTGAAACCGCCTCCTTCGACATCGAAGCTAACGGCAAAGTGTATGTGGAAAAAGCGCGTCGTATTACCGCGCGTCACATCCGCCAGCTGGAAAAAGATGACATCAAACTGATTGAAGTCCCGGTTGAGTACATTGCAGGCAAAGTTGCCGCTAAAGACTATGTTGATGAGTCTACTGGCGAACTGATTTGCCCGGCAAACATGGAACTCTCTCTGGATCTGTTGGCGAAACTGAGCCAGGCCGGTCACAAGCGTATCGAAACGCTGTTTACCAACGACCTGGATCACGGTGCCTACATTTCTGAGACCATCCGTGTCGACCCAACCAACGACCGTCTGAGTGCGCTGGTTGAAATCTACCGCATGATGCGTCCTGGTGAACCACCGACGCGTGAAGCGGCTGAAAGCCTGTTCGAGAACCTGTTCTTCTCCGAAGACCGCTATGACTTGTCTGCGGTTGGTCGTATGAAGTTCAACCGTTCTCTGCTGCGCGACGAAATCGAAGGTTCCGGTATCCTGAGCAAAGACGACATCATTGAAGTGATGAAGAAGCTCATCGGTATCCGTAACGGTAAAGGCGAAGTGGATGATATCGACCACCTCGGCAACCGTCGTATCCGTTCCGTTGGCGAAATGGCGGAAAACCAGTTCCGCGTTGGCCTGGTACGTGTAGAGCGTGCGGTGAAAGAGCGTCTGTCTCTGGGCGATCTGGATACCCTGATGCCTCAGGATATGATCAACGCCAAGCCGATTTCTGCAGCAGTGAAAGAGTTCTTTGGTTCCAGCCAGCTGTCTCAGTTTATGGACCAGAACAACCCGCTGTCTGAGATTACGCACAAACGTCGTATCTCTGCACTCGGCCCAGGCGGTCTGACCCGTGAGCGCGCAGGCTTCGAAGTTCGAGACGTACACCCGACTCACTACGGTCGCGTATGTCCAATCGAAACGCCTGAAGGTCCGAACATCGGTCTGATCAACTCCCTGTCCGTTTATGCACAGACTAACGAATACGGTTTCCTTGAGACCCCGTACCGTAAAGTCACTGACGGTGTGGTAACTGACGAGATCCATTACCTTTCTGCGATTGAAGAAGGTAACTACGTTATCGCTCAGGCGAACACCAACCTGGACGACGATGGTCGCTTTGTTGATGATCTCGTAACCTGCCGTAGCAAAGGCGAATCCAGCTTGTTCAGCAACGACCAGGTTGACTACATGGACGTTTCCACCCAGCAGGTGGTTTCCGTCGGTGCGTCCCTGATCCCGTTCCTGGAACACGATGACGCCAACCGTGCATTGATGGGTGCGAACATGCAACGTCAGGCCGTTCCGACTCTGCGCGCTGACAAGCCGCTGGTTGGTACCGGTATGGAACGTGCTGTTGCCGTTGACTCCGGTGTAACCGCAGTTGCTAAGCGTGGCGGTACTGTTCAGTACGTGGATGCTTCCCGTATCGTTATCAAAGTTAACGAAGACGAGATGTACCCGGGCGAAGCAGGTATCGACATCTATAACCTGACCAAATACACCCGTTCTAACCAGAACACCTGTATCAACCAGATGCCGTGTGTGTCTCTGGGTGAGCCAATTGAGCGCGGCGACGTGCTGGCAGACGGTCCGTCCACCGACCTCGGTGAACTGGCGCTCGGTCAGAACATGCGTGTAGCGTTCATGCCGTGGAATGGTTACAACTTCGAAGACTCCATCCTCGTCTCCGAGCGTGTGGTTCAGGAAGATCGTTTCACCACCATCCATATTCAGGAACTGGCGTGTGTGTCCCGTGACACCAAGCTGGGGCCGGAAGAGATCACCGCCGACATCCCGAACGTGGGTGAAGCAGCGCTCTCCAAACTGGATGAATCCGGTATCGTTTACATCGGTGCAGAAGTGACCGGCGGCGACATTCTGGTGGGCAAGGTTACGCCGAAAGGTGAAACCCAGCTGACGCCGGAAGAAAAACTGCTGCGCGCGATCTTCGGTGAGAAAGCGTCTGACGTTAAAGACTCTTCTCTGCGCGTACCGAACGGCGTTTCCGGTACCGTTATCGACGTTCAGGTCTTTACCCGCGATGGCGTGGAAAAAGACAAACGTGCGCTGGAAATCGAAGAGATGCAGCTGAAGCAGGCGAAAAAAGACCTGTCTGAAGAATTGCAGATCCTCGAAGCTGGCCTGTTCAGCCGTATCCATGCTGTGCTGGTTTCCGGTGGTGTTGAAGCTGAGAAGCTGGACAAACTGCCGCGCGATCGCTGGCTGGAACTCGGCCTGACCGACGAAAGCAAACAAAATCAGCTGGAACAGCTGGCTGAGCAGTATGACGAACTGAAGCACGAGTTCGAGAAAAAACTCGAAGCGAAACGTCGCAAAATCACACAGGGCGATGACCTGGCACCGGGCGTGCTGAAAATCGTTAAAGTGTATCTGGCCGTTAAACGTCAGATCCAGCCTGGTGACAAAATGGCGGGTCGTCACGGTAACAAGGGTGTTATCTCTAAGATCAACCCGATCGAAGATATGCCTTACGATGAAAACGGCACGCCGGTAGACATCGTACTGAACCCGCTGGGCGTACCGTCTCGTATGAACATCGGTCAGATCCTGGAAACTCACCTGGGTATGGCTGCTAAAGGTATTGGCGATAAGATCAACGCCATGCTGAAACAGCAGCAGGAAGTCGCGAAACTGCGCGAATTCATCCAGCGTGCCTACGATCTGGGCTCCGACGTTCGTCAGAAAGTTGACCTTAACACCTTCACTGATGAAGAAGTTCTGCGTCTGGCTGAGAACCTGCGTAAAGGTATGCCGATCGCAACGCCGGTATTCGACGGTGCGAAAGAGTCTGAAATCAAGGAACTGTTACAGCTGGGTGGCCTGCCGACTTCTGGTCAGATTACCCTGTTCGACGGCCGTACTGGTGAGCAATTCGAGCGCCAGGTTACCGTTGGCTATATGTACATGCTGAAACTGAACCACCTGGTTGATGACAAGATGCATGCGCGTTCTACCGGTTCTTACAGCCTGGTTACTCAGCAGCCGCTGGGTGGTAAGGCGCAGTTCGGTGGTCAGCGCTTCGGGGAGATGGAAGTGTGGGCGCTGGAAGCATATGGCGCAGCATACACCCTGCAGGAAATGCTCACCGTTAAGTCTGATGACGTTAATGGTCGTACCAAGATGTATAAAAACATCGTGGACGGCAACCATCAGATGGAACCGGGCATGCCGGAGTCCTTCAACGTACTGTTGAAAGAGATCCGTTCGCTGGGTATCAACATCGAACTGGAAGACGAGTAA
- the rpoC gene encoding DNA-directed RNA polymerase subunit beta', with translation MKDLLKFLKAQTKTEEFDAIKIALASPDMIRSWSFGEVKKPETINYRTFKPERDGLFCARIFGPVKDYECLCGKYKRLKHRGVICEKCGVEVTQTKVRRERMGHIELASPTAHIWFLKSLPSRIGLLLDMPLRDIERVLYFESYVVIEGGMTNLERNQILTEEQYLDALEEFGDEFDAKMGAEAIQALLKSMDLEKECEQLREELNETNSETKRKKLTKRIKLLEAFVMSGNKPEWMILTVLPVLPPDLRPLVPLDGGRFATSDLNDLYRRVINRNNRLKRLLDLAAPDIIVRNEKRMLQEAVDALLDNGRRGRAITGSNKRPLKSLADMIKGKQGRFRQNLLGKRVDYSGRSVITVGPYLRLHQCGLPKKMALELFKPFIYGKLELRGLATTIKAAKKMVEREEAVVWDILDEVIREHPVLLNRAPTLHRLGIQAFEPVLIEGKAIQLHPLVCAAYNADFDGDQMAVHVPLTLEAQLEARALMMSTNNILSPANGEPIIVPSQDVVLGLYYMTRDCVNAKGEGMVLTGPKEAERIYRAGLASLHARVKVRITEYEKDAQGEFVAKTSLIDTTVGRAILWMIVPKGLPFSIVNQALGKKAISKMLNTCYRILGLKPTVIFADQTMYTGFAYAARSGASVGIDDMVIPEKKTEIISEAEAEVAEIQEQFQSGLVTAGERYNKVIDIWAAANDRVSKAMMDNLQTETVINRDGVEEQQVSFNSIYMMADSGARGSAAQIRQLAGMRGLMAKPDGSIIETPITANFREGLNVLQYFISTHGARKGLADTALKTANSGYLTRRLVDVAQDLVVTEDDCGTLEGITMTPVIEGGDVKEPLRDRVLGRVTAEDVLKPGTADILVPRNTLLHEQWCDLLEANSVDSVKVRSVVSCDTDFGVCAHCYGRDLARGHIINKGEAIGVIAAQSIGEPGTQLTMRTFHIGGAASRAAAESSIQVKNKGSIRLSNAKSVVNSSGKLVVTSRNTELKLIDEFGRTKESYKVPYGAVMAKGDGEQVAGGETVANWDPHTMPVITEVAGFIRFTDMIDGQTITRQTDELTGLSSLVVLDSAERTAGGKDLRPALKIVDANGNDVLIPGTDMPAQYFLPGKAIVQLEDGVQISGGDTLARIPMESGGTKDITGGLPRVADLFEARRPKEPAILAEISGIISFGKETKGKRRLVITPVDGSEPYEEMIPKWRQLNVFEGERVERGDVVSDGPEAPHDILRLRGVHAVTRYITNEVQDVYRLQGVKINDKHIEVIVRQMLRKATIENAGSSDFLEGEQAEYSRVKIANRELEANGKIAATYARDLLGITKASLATESFISAASFQETTRVLTEAAVAGKRDELRGLKENVIVGRLIPAGTGYAYHQDRMRRRAAGEIPAAPQVTAEDASASLAELLNAGLGGSDNE, from the coding sequence GTGAAAGATTTATTAAAGTTTCTGAAAGCGCAGACTAAAACCGAAGAGTTTGATGCGATCAAAATTGCGCTGGCCTCGCCAGACATGATCCGTTCATGGTCTTTCGGTGAAGTTAAGAAGCCGGAAACCATCAACTACCGTACGTTCAAACCTGAGCGTGACGGCCTTTTCTGTGCGCGTATTTTCGGGCCAGTAAAAGACTATGAGTGCCTGTGCGGTAAGTACAAGCGCCTGAAACACCGTGGTGTGATCTGTGAGAAGTGCGGCGTTGAAGTGACCCAGACTAAAGTGCGCCGTGAGCGCATGGGCCACATCGAACTGGCATCTCCGACTGCGCACATCTGGTTCCTGAAATCCCTGCCGTCCCGTATCGGTCTGCTGCTGGATATGCCGCTGCGTGATATTGAACGTGTTCTGTACTTCGAATCTTATGTTGTGATCGAAGGCGGTATGACCAATCTGGAACGTAACCAAATCCTGACCGAAGAACAGTATTTGGACGCGCTGGAAGAGTTCGGTGACGAATTCGACGCGAAAATGGGTGCGGAAGCGATCCAGGCCCTGCTGAAAAGCATGGATCTGGAGAAAGAGTGCGAGCAGCTGCGTGAAGAGCTGAACGAAACTAACTCCGAAACCAAGCGTAAAAAGCTGACCAAGCGTATCAAGCTGCTGGAAGCATTCGTGATGTCTGGCAACAAGCCAGAGTGGATGATCCTGACCGTTCTGCCGGTTCTGCCGCCAGATCTGCGTCCGCTGGTACCGCTGGATGGTGGTCGTTTCGCAACGTCAGATCTGAACGATCTGTATCGTCGCGTGATCAACCGTAACAACCGTCTGAAACGTCTGCTGGATCTGGCTGCGCCGGACATCATCGTACGTAACGAAAAACGTATGCTGCAGGAAGCAGTAGATGCCCTGCTGGATAACGGTCGTCGCGGTCGTGCGATCACTGGTTCTAACAAACGTCCTCTGAAATCTTTGGCCGATATGATCAAAGGTAAACAGGGTCGTTTCCGTCAGAACCTGCTCGGTAAGCGTGTTGACTACTCCGGTCGTTCGGTTATCACCGTAGGTCCATACCTGCGTCTGCATCAGTGCGGTCTGCCGAAGAAAATGGCCCTGGAGCTGTTCAAACCGTTCATCTACGGCAAGCTGGAACTGCGTGGTCTTGCTACCACCATTAAAGCCGCCAAGAAAATGGTTGAGCGTGAAGAAGCTGTCGTTTGGGATATCCTGGACGAAGTTATCCGCGAACACCCGGTACTGCTGAACCGTGCACCAACCCTGCACCGTTTGGGTATCCAGGCATTTGAACCGGTCCTGATCGAAGGTAAAGCTATCCAGCTGCACCCGCTGGTTTGTGCGGCATATAACGCCGACTTCGATGGTGACCAGATGGCAGTACACGTTCCGCTGACGCTTGAAGCGCAGCTGGAAGCGCGTGCGCTGATGATGTCTACCAACAACATTCTGTCTCCGGCGAACGGCGAACCAATCATCGTTCCGTCTCAGGACGTTGTACTGGGTCTGTACTACATGACCCGTGACTGTGTTAACGCCAAAGGCGAAGGCATGGTGCTGACTGGCCCGAAAGAAGCTGAGCGTATTTATCGCGCTGGCCTGGCCTCTCTGCATGCGCGTGTAAAAGTGCGTATCACCGAATATGAAAAAGATGCGCAGGGCGAATTCGTTGCGAAAACCAGCCTGATTGATACGACCGTTGGTCGTGCGATCCTGTGGATGATCGTACCGAAAGGTCTGCCTTTCTCCATCGTCAACCAGGCGCTGGGTAAGAAAGCGATCTCCAAAATGCTGAACACCTGTTACCGCATTCTGGGCCTGAAACCGACAGTTATCTTTGCTGACCAGACGATGTACACCGGCTTTGCTTATGCAGCGCGTTCAGGTGCATCCGTTGGTATCGACGATATGGTGATCCCTGAGAAGAAAACTGAAATCATCAGCGAAGCGGAAGCGGAAGTTGCTGAAATTCAGGAACAGTTCCAGTCTGGTCTGGTTACTGCGGGCGAACGCTATAACAAAGTTATCGATATCTGGGCTGCGGCGAACGATCGTGTATCTAAAGCGATGATGGACAACCTGCAAACCGAAACCGTTATTAACCGTGACGGCGTCGAAGAGCAGCAGGTTTCCTTCAACAGCATTTACATGATGGCCGACTCCGGTGCGCGTGGTTCTGCGGCACAGATTCGTCAGCTGGCAGGTATGCGTGGTCTGATGGCGAAGCCGGATGGCTCCATCATCGAAACGCCGATCACCGCGAACTTCCGTGAAGGTCTGAACGTACTCCAGTACTTCATCTCCACGCACGGTGCGCGTAAAGGTCTTGCGGATACCGCACTGAAAACGGCGAACTCCGGTTATCTGACGCGTCGTCTGGTTGACGTTGCGCAGGATCTGGTTGTTACCGAAGACGATTGTGGCACCCTCGAAGGTATCACCATGACCCCGGTTATCGAGGGTGGTGATGTTAAAGAACCGCTGCGCGATCGCGTTCTGGGTCGTGTGACTGCTGAAGACGTACTGAAACCGGGTACCGCGGACATTCTGGTTCCACGCAACACGCTGCTGCATGAGCAATGGTGTGACCTGCTGGAAGCGAACTCCGTAGACAGCGTGAAAGTGCGTTCCGTCGTATCCTGTGACACCGACTTTGGTGTATGTGCACACTGCTATGGTCGTGACCTGGCGCGTGGCCACATCATCAACAAAGGTGAAGCAATCGGCGTTATCGCAGCACAGTCCATCGGTGAGCCGGGTACACAGCTGACGATGCGTACGTTCCACATCGGTGGTGCGGCATCTCGTGCGGCTGCTGAATCCAGCATCCAGGTGAAAAACAAAGGTAGCATCCGTCTTAGCAACGCGAAATCGGTTGTGAACTCCAGCGGTAAGCTGGTGGTGACCTCCCGTAACACCGAGCTGAAACTGATCGACGAATTCGGTCGTACCAAAGAAAGCTATAAAGTGCCTTACGGTGCGGTAATGGCGAAGGGTGATGGCGAGCAGGTTGCAGGCGGCGAAACCGTAGCAAACTGGGATCCGCATACCATGCCGGTTATCACCGAAGTGGCTGGTTTCATCCGCTTCACCGATATGATCGACGGCCAGACGATTACTCGTCAGACCGACGAACTGACCGGTCTGTCTTCGCTGGTGGTTCTGGATTCTGCAGAACGTACCGCGGGCGGTAAAGATCTGCGTCCGGCACTGAAAATCGTTGATGCCAACGGTAACGACGTTCTGATCCCTGGTACCGATATGCCAGCTCAGTACTTCCTGCCAGGTAAAGCGATTGTGCAGCTGGAAGACGGCGTACAGATCAGCGGTGGTGACACCCTGGCGCGTATTCCGATGGAATCCGGCGGTACTAAAGACATCACCGGTGGTCTGCCGCGTGTTGCTGACCTGTTCGAAGCACGTCGTCCGAAAGAGCCGGCAATCCTGGCTGAAATCAGCGGTATCATTTCCTTCGGTAAAGAAACCAAAGGGAAACGTCGTCTGGTTATCACCCCGGTTGATGGCAGCGAGCCGTACGAAGAGATGATCCCGAAATGGCGTCAGCTCAACGTGTTCGAAGGTGAACGTGTAGAACGTGGTGATGTGGTTTCGGATGGTCCGGAAGCGCCGCACGACATTCTGCGTCTTCGTGGTGTTCACGCGGTTACGCGTTATATCACCAACGAAGTACAGGACGTTTACCGTCTGCAAGGCGTTAAGATCAACGATAAGCACATCGAAGTTATCGTGCGTCAGATGCTGCGTAAAGCCACCATCGAAAACGCAGGAAGCTCTGACTTCCTGGAAGGTGAGCAGGCTGAATACTCTCGCGTCAAGATCGCTAACCGCGAACTGGAAGCGAACGGCAAAATTGCAGCGACCTACGCTCGCGATCTGCTGGGTATTACCAAAGCGTCTCTGGCAACCGAGTCCTTCATCTCCGCGGCATCGTTCCAGGAGACCACTCGTGTGCTTACCGAAGCAGCCGTTGCGGGCAAACGCGACGAACTGCGCGGTCTGAAAGAGAACGTTATCGTGGGTCGTCTGATCCCGGCTGGTACCGGTTACGCGTACCATCAGGATCGCATGCGCCGCCGTGCTGCGGGTGAAATCCCGGCTGCACCGCAGGTAACTGCTGAAGATGCGTCTGCCAGCCTGGCAGAACTGCTGAACGCAGGCCTGGGCGGTTCTGACAACGAGTAA
- the rplA gene encoding 50S ribosomal protein L1 — MAKLTKRMRVIREKVDATKQYDINEAIALLKELATAKFNESVDVAVNLGIDARKSDQNVRGATVLPHGTGRSVRVAVFAQGPNAEAAKAAGAELVGMEDLAEQIKKGEMNFDVVIASPDAMRVVGQLGQVLGPRGLMPNPKVGTVTPNVAEAVKNAKAGQVRYRNDKNGIIHTTIGKVDFDADKLKENLESLLVALKKAKPTQAKGVYIKKVSISTTMGAGVAVDQSGLSAVAN; from the coding sequence ATGGCTAAACTGACCAAGCGTATGCGCGTGATCCGTGAGAAAGTTGATGCGACCAAACAGTACGACATCAACGAAGCCATTGCTCTGCTGAAAGAGCTGGCCACTGCGAAATTCAACGAAAGCGTAGATGTTGCTGTTAACCTCGGCATCGATGCTCGTAAATCTGACCAGAACGTACGTGGTGCAACTGTACTGCCGCACGGTACTGGCCGTTCAGTTCGCGTAGCCGTATTTGCCCAGGGCCCGAACGCCGAAGCAGCTAAAGCTGCTGGCGCTGAGCTGGTAGGTATGGAAGATCTGGCTGAACAGATCAAGAAAGGCGAAATGAACTTTGACGTTGTTATTGCTTCCCCGGATGCAATGCGCGTTGTTGGCCAGCTGGGCCAGGTTCTGGGTCCGCGTGGCCTGATGCCAAACCCGAAAGTTGGTACTGTAACCCCTAACGTTGCTGAAGCGGTTAAGAACGCTAAAGCAGGTCAGGTTCGTTATCGTAACGACAAAAACGGCATCATCCACACCACCATCGGTAAAGTGGACTTTGACGCTGACAAACTGAAAGAAAACCTGGAATCTCTGCTGGTTGCGCTGAAAAAAGCTAAACCGACTCAGGCGAAAGGCGTGTACATCAAGAAAGTTAGCATCTCCACCACTATGGGTGCAGGTGTTGCAGTTGACCAGTCTGGTCTGTCTGCGGTGGCGAACTAA
- the rplK gene encoding 50S ribosomal protein L11: MAKKVQAYVKLQVAAGMANPSPPVGPALGQQGVNIMEFCKAFNAKTDSMEKGLPIPVVITVYADRSFTFVTKTPPAAVLLKKAAGIKSGSGKPNKDKVGKISRAQLQEIAQTKAADMTGADVEAMTRSIEGTARSMGLVVED; encoded by the coding sequence ATGGCTAAGAAAGTCCAGGCCTACGTCAAGCTGCAGGTTGCAGCTGGCATGGCAAACCCGAGTCCGCCAGTAGGTCCGGCTCTGGGTCAACAGGGTGTTAACATCATGGAATTCTGTAAAGCGTTCAACGCGAAAACTGATTCCATGGAAAAAGGTCTGCCGATCCCGGTTGTTATTACCGTTTACGCTGACCGTTCTTTCACTTTCGTTACCAAAACGCCTCCGGCAGCCGTTCTGCTGAAGAAAGCCGCTGGTATTAAGTCTGGTTCCGGCAAGCCGAACAAAGACAAAGTGGGCAAGATCTCCCGCGCTCAGCTGCAGGAAATCGCGCAGACTAAAGCCGCGGACATGACTGGTGCAGACGTTGAAGCGATGACTCGCTCCATCGAAGGTACCGCGCGTTCCATGGGCCTGGTAGTGGAGGATTAA
- the rplL gene encoding 50S ribosomal protein L7/L12 codes for MSITKDQIIEAVSAMSVMDVVELISAMEEKFGVSAAAAVAVAAGPAEAAEEKTEFDVILKAVGANKVAVIKAVRGATGLGLKEAKDLVESAPASLKEGVSKDDAEALKKSLEEAGAEVEVK; via the coding sequence ATGTCTATCACTAAAGATCAAATCATTGAAGCAGTATCCGCTATGTCCGTAATGGACGTTGTAGAACTGATCTCTGCAATGGAAGAAAAATTCGGTGTTTCTGCTGCTGCCGCTGTAGCTGTTGCTGCTGGCCCGGCTGAAGCTGCTGAAGAGAAAACTGAATTCGACGTTATTCTGAAAGCTGTTGGCGCTAACAAAGTTGCTGTGATCAAAGCAGTACGTGGCGCAACTGGCCTGGGTCTGAAAGAAGCTAAAGACCTGGTAGAATCTGCTCCGGCCTCTCTGAAAGAAGGCGTGAGCAAAGATGACGCTGAAGCTCTGAAAAAATCTCTGGAAGAAGCTGGCGCTGAAGTTGAAGTTAAATAA
- the nusG gene encoding transcription termination/antitermination protein NusG: MSEAPKKRWYVVQAFSGFEGRVATSLREHIKLHNMEELFGEVMVPTEEVVEIRGGQRRKSERKFFPGYVLVQMVMNDASWHLVRSVPRVMGFIGGTSDRPAPISDKEVDAIMNRLQQVGDKPRPKTLFEPGEMVRVSDGPFADFNGVVEEVDYEKSRLKVSVSIFGRATPVELDFAQVEKA; this comes from the coding sequence ATGTCTGAAGCCCCTAAAAAGCGCTGGTACGTCGTTCAGGCGTTTTCCGGTTTTGAAGGCCGCGTAGCTACATCGCTGCGTGAGCATATCAAATTACACAACATGGAAGAGCTGTTTGGCGAAGTCATGGTGCCGACCGAAGAAGTGGTCGAAATCCGTGGTGGCCAGCGTCGCAAGAGCGAGCGCAAATTCTTCCCGGGTTACGTTCTGGTTCAGATGGTCATGAACGATGCGAGCTGGCACCTGGTGCGCAGCGTACCGCGCGTGATGGGCTTTATCGGTGGGACGTCCGATCGTCCGGCGCCGATCAGCGACAAAGAAGTCGATGCCATCATGAATCGTCTGCAGCAGGTTGGCGACAAGCCACGTCCGAAAACGCTGTTCGAGCCGGGTGAAATGGTTCGCGTCAGCGACGGTCCGTTTGCAGACTTTAACGGTGTGGTTGAAGAAGTGGACTACGAGAAGTCCCGTCTCAAGGTTTCTGTTTCTATCTTTGGCCGTGCAACCCCAGTTGAACTGGACTTTGCACAGGTAGAGAAAGCCTAA
- the rplJ gene encoding 50S ribosomal protein L10: MALNLQDKQAIVAEVSEVAKGALSAVVADSRGVTVDKMTELRKAGREAGVYMRVVRNTLLRRVVEGTQFECLKDAFVGPTLIAYSMEHPGAAARLFKEFAKANAKFEVKAAAFEGELIPASQIDRLATLPTYEEAIARLMATMKEASAGKLVRTLAAVRDAKEAA; the protein is encoded by the coding sequence ATGGCTTTAAATCTTCAAGACAAACAAGCGATTGTTGCTGAAGTCAGCGAAGTAGCCAAAGGCGCGCTGTCTGCGGTTGTTGCGGATTCCCGTGGCGTTACCGTAGATAAAATGACTGAACTGCGTAAAGCAGGTCGCGAAGCCGGCGTATACATGCGTGTTGTTCGTAACACCCTGCTGCGCCGTGTTGTTGAAGGTACTCAGTTCGAGTGCCTGAAAGACGCGTTCGTTGGTCCGACCCTGATTGCATATTCTATGGAACACCCGGGCGCTGCTGCTCGTCTGTTCAAAGAATTCGCGAAAGCGAATGCAAAATTTGAGGTCAAAGCCGCTGCCTTTGAAGGTGAGTTGATTCCGGCGTCGCAGATCGATCGCCTGGCAACTCTGCCGACTTACGAAGAAGCAATTGCACGCCTGATGGCAACCATGAAAGAAGCTTCGGCTGGCAAACTGGTTCGTACTCTGGCTGCTGTACGCGATGCGAAAGAAGCTGCTTAA